GACCTTGGCCCCGGAACTGGAGCTTTGCTGGAGCGAGAAGCTGGCGTTGCCCGAACGGCTGCGCCAAGAAGCGCGTTCGTCTCGCATTTTCTTGAGGGCGAGCACGCGGCCTTCGTTGCGGGTGCGGCGGGCCTTGATGCCTTTGCGCAGCCAGGCTTCCTCCTGGGAGAGCTTCTTCTCGAAGGCGGCTCGGTTCTTGGCTTCGATTTCCAACAGCTCTTCCTTGCGGGCGAGGTAGGTCTCGTAGTCGCAGCGAAAGCTGTTGAGTTGGGCGAGGTCCACTTCGACGATGCGGGTGGCGAGGCGTTTGAGAAAAGAGCGGTCGTGGGTGACGAAGAGCAGGGTCAGCTTGCTGCCGATGAGAAAGTCTTCCAGCCAGAGGATGGACTCGATGTCGAGGTGGTTGGTCGGCTCGTCGAGGATGAGCACGCTTGGTTCGCAGACGAGAGCCTTGCCGAGCAGGGCTCGGCGTTTGAGTCCGCCGGAGAGAGTGGGGAAGCGGGCGTCCGGATCGAGCTGGAGGTCCTTGAGGGTTTGCTCGATGCTGGCTTCCATCTTCCACTGGCGCTCAGGGTCGAGCGGTGAGTGGGGGCGATCGGCGTGCAAGGCGAGCAGGGCTTCGCCTTCGGCTCCGAATCCAGAGGTGACGATTTCCCGGACGCTGGCGTCTAGGTCCTGAGGGATTTCCTGGGGCAGGGCAGTGGCCACGCCGCCTTCCGGGAAGGTGATGGAGCCGGAGTTAGCTCCGTACTCGCCGGAGATCACTTTCAGCAGGGTAGACTTGCCGGCGCCATTGCGTCCGAGCACGCATACCCGCTCGCCTCGATCGATGTGCAGGCTCGCGTTTTCGAGAACGGCGGGACCGCTGAAGCTAATGGTCAATTCTGTTACGCTGAGAACGGGCATGGAGTGGTATAGGCTGTGAATCGGTAGGCTTCTCCATGGAATTGGGCTGTGGCAATGGGAAAATGTGAAAGTAGGGCTCACCGGTGCGATAAGCGGCCCTTCTTGCTTGAAACGGGAAGGGCCTGACCTCACTCATATTGCCCCCTCCCCATTCTACGAATTGATGAAGTTTCAAGGTATTGCATCGGACAATCTAGCGGAGATGTACCGCTTGGCAGCGGAACGTTACGGCGACCGGCCGGCTTTTGCCTCTCGCATTCGCAAAGGCGTTTACCAGCCAGTCAGCTACAGGGACCTCTACGACTTTGGCCTGTACCTTGGCACTGCATTGATAGAGCTCGGGGTAGACGCTCGTGACCATGTGGGCTTGTTGGCGGATAACCGCGTGGAGTGGAATATCGCCGACTACGCCATCCTCATGTGCGGTGCCGCCGACGTGCCGCGCGGCACGGATGTCACGAATCAGGAAATTGAATACATCTTGCAGCACTCGGACGCGAAGGTGGTCTTTGTGGAAAGCGCGCGTTTGCTAGAGCGTGTGATTCGCATCATGCCCAAGCTCGACAAGGTCACGCATCTTATCCTGATGGATCCGAAGGCGCCCCCCCCGAAGGGAGTGCTCGGCCTCTACGGTTTAGTGGAGCGCGGAAAGGCGCTGCGGGCTGAGGGAGATCGTCAGGTCGAGGACCGCATGGCCCAGATCAAGCCCGATGACCTATTCACCTTGATCTATACCTCGGGCACCACCGGAACGCCCAAGGGCGTACAATTAACGCATGCGAACATGGCGTCGCAGGTGCGCAACCTGCCATTCCCATTGGAGCCGGACGATCGCTTGCTGTCGATTTTGCCAGTCTGGCACAGCTATGAGCGCATTTTCCACATGATAGCGGTGAGCAATGGCTGCTGCACTTACTTCACGAGTCTGCGCACGCTCGGTGACGACCTTAAGGCCGTAAAGCCAACCATCATGGCTTCTGCCCCTCGACTTTGGGAAAACTTGTACCTAAAGATACGCAAGAACGTGGAGACCTCGCACTGGATCCGTCGCGCTCTTTTTAGGGCGGCCTATTTCAGTTCGCGCATGGTGAAAGGCTCTCTGTTTTTCTTCCAGCGAAAGGAAATGGACTTGGAGGGGCGCGGCTTGGGCGAGACCTTGGGCAAAGCCGCGGCAGGAGCTTTCAAGATATTGTTTTTTCTCCCGCTCTACGTGGCGCTGAACGCAGTTGTATTGGAAAAGTTGAGACAGATCGTAGGTGGTAGTTTCAAGGGGACTGTTTCTGGGGGAGGGGCTTTGCAGCCTCATGTGGACGAGTTTTTCAACTATATCGGCATTCCGGTTAAGGAAGGCTACGGTTTGACGGAAACCTCGCCGGTAGCTGCCGTGCGTACGCTGGAGCGCTTGGTGATCGGGACCGTGGGACCGCTGTATCCAGAAACCGAGCTTCGTATCATAGATCTCAATACTGGAGAGGTTCTGTACCCGAATCCGTCGAAGAAGGGGAAGGGGCGCGGCCTCAAAGGAGAAATCCACTTGAAAGGCCCGCAAGTCATGAAGGGATACTACAAGAATCCTGAAGCGACAGCTCGCGTATTGAAAGATGGATGGTTCAACACGGGAGACATCGGAATGTATACCTACAACAACTGCCTTAAGATTATGGGGCGTTCGAAGGATACCATCGTGCTGCTCAACGGCGAGAATCTGGAACCGATTCCCATCGAGGCGAAACTTTGCGAGTCGCCCTTGGTGGACCAATGCATGGTGGTGGGCCAAGACCGCAAGCACCTGGGCGCTCTGGTCGTGCCCTCTCTGGAAGGTTTCGAGGCTGCTGGCATAAAAGCTGAGTCGTTGGCGGATCTTGCGCACCACAAGGAAGCGATCCGCATGATCCGGCAGGAGGCGAAGCGACTGATCTCGTCCGACAACGGCTTCAAGAAATTTGAGCACTTGCACGACGTACGGTTGCTGGAAAAGGCCTTTGAAGTGGGCGAGGAAATGACGAACACCTTCAAGATCAAGCGACACGTGGTAGATGAAAAGTACCGTCACCTGATCGATGAAATCTTTGCCGCTTAGGTTGCAACGGCCTGATTTCCCGACGAATCTTATTTCCGCGATACCCTTGTCTAATAGTGGACCGCTGATAGGCCTAAGTTACAGTTCCTGTTCGACCTCTATGCCCGTTCAGCGTACCAGACTTAAGCTGCGCTAATTTTGCGCAACGCATCTCCCATTTCCCCCAACCCCAAGTAATTGACTATCAAAATGAAAGACGATTCCCCCGAATCCCCCTTCCAACTCGACGCCCTGGGCGCGTCCTTCGCCTTCCTCGTCCTGCGGCTCTGGCTGGGCGTTCGCTCGCTCTTCACCGGCCTGGAGAAGTTCGCCGGCACCGAGACGGTGCAGCGCCCGCTGCTCGACGAGTTCGGCGAGCCGGACATCTCCGGGGCCATGGTCAACGTGAAGGAGAAGGTCTACGGCTTCTCGCACTACCACGGCCTGCCCGAGCCGCTCTACGACAAGTTCGCCGCCGAGCCGCTGATGCCCACCTGGGCGCTGGACCTCTACTCCGGCGTCCTCGGCTGGATCCTGCTGGCCCTGGGCGTCCTGCTGCTGGCCGGGGCCCTGCCGCGCCTGGCCCTGCTGGCCAGCGGCCTGGTCTACGTCTCCCTTTCCGTCGG
The nucleotide sequence above comes from Pelagicoccus enzymogenes. Encoded proteins:
- a CDS encoding AMP-dependent synthetase/ligase, translated to MKFQGIASDNLAEMYRLAAERYGDRPAFASRIRKGVYQPVSYRDLYDFGLYLGTALIELGVDARDHVGLLADNRVEWNIADYAILMCGAADVPRGTDVTNQEIEYILQHSDAKVVFVESARLLERVIRIMPKLDKVTHLILMDPKAPPPKGVLGLYGLVERGKALRAEGDRQVEDRMAQIKPDDLFTLIYTSGTTGTPKGVQLTHANMASQVRNLPFPLEPDDRLLSILPVWHSYERIFHMIAVSNGCCTYFTSLRTLGDDLKAVKPTIMASAPRLWENLYLKIRKNVETSHWIRRALFRAAYFSSRMVKGSLFFFQRKEMDLEGRGLGETLGKAAAGAFKILFFLPLYVALNAVVLEKLRQIVGGSFKGTVSGGGALQPHVDEFFNYIGIPVKEGYGLTETSPVAAVRTLERLVIGTVGPLYPETELRIIDLNTGEVLYPNPSKKGKGRGLKGEIHLKGPQVMKGYYKNPEATARVLKDGWFNTGDIGMYTYNNCLKIMGRSKDTIVLLNGENLEPIPIEAKLCESPLVDQCMVVGQDRKHLGALVVPSLEGFEAAGIKAESLADLAHHKEAIRMIRQEAKRLISSDNGFKKFEHLHDVRLLEKAFEVGEEMTNTFKIKRHVVDEKYRHLIDEIFAA